The sequence CGGTTTAAAAATATAGTCTGCTATTTACAGCGTTTTTATAAAATAAGTGACTTTTAATCATTATGATAAGGTTTACCCTGAAGAATCTGATCTGCACGGTAAAGCTGTTCCACTATAAACAACCGGATCATTTGATGGGTAAAAGTCATTTTTGATAAAGACATCTTTTCGTTGGCTCTGCTATACATATCTTCCGAAAAGCCATAAGCACCTCCAATCAGGATATGTACTTTTTTTATGGAAGCATTCATCCATGTATCAATTTTCTGAGAAAATTCACGGCTTGTAAATTGTTTTCCCTTTTCATCAAGGATAACAACAAGATCATTTTTATCAATATGGTTCAAAAAAAGTTTGGCTTCTTCTTTTTTAAGAAGATCCGAAGACAGGTTTTTAGCATTTTTGACATCAGGAATCTCAGTGATTTCAAAATTCCAATGCTTAGGAAGGCGGTTAAGATAATAATTAATTAAAGAGGTAATCTCTTTATCATCCGTTTTGCCGATACAAAGTAAGCTGATTCGCATTATAAGAAGTTTCAGGCGGCAAAGATAGTGATTTTTACCGGTTAGAGTTGGGTAATAAATGTTTCAAAAAAATAGACTCTTTCCTGGATTTTTCAGTCAGTTAAATTGCCCTTTTGCTTGCTTTTTTGTAGTCAATTGGATACTTGAGTAATTTGTTTGAAAAAGTTTCGAATGTTTTCAGGAATGCCTTAGTAATAGCATCAATATTGAATTCTCCGTTTTTAATGCTTTTTATTCATGTAATGCCATTTAGTGCATCGTTGTATGAATGCTATTTTGGGAATTTTAATGGTTTGTATTTAATTTGAAAAGGATGATACCTATAAAAGAGAAATAGTCAGAATTTTTATTACGAATGTCTATAAGTCTTCATTCTATATAATTCAGATTGAGAAACAGGAGAAGGAAAATGTTTATATTTGTAAGAGAGATGGTGAGAATACCTTAAAAAATACTCATAATTTGAGTCATCCGGTATTTGATCTTTTAGCTAATTACGAAATTGCAATAAATGAGTGTAAAAGTTCCCAGATTTATCCTGAAGGTTCAGGAGTTTTTTGATAACATTCATATTCCTGTTTTGGGAATATCGCTTTGGCAGATGTTTCAGATTTATATCTCCGGGATTTTCAAAGGGAAAATTGGGCGAAAAGCAGCTGCTATTTCCTGGAGCTTTACCATAAGTTTATTCCCTTTTATTCTGTTCCTGCTTTCGGTACTGCCTTATATGCCACATTATGATAAACTTCAGTTTTATATTTTTGAGGTGCTGATGCATAACGTTTTCCCATCCAATATGGAAGGTGATGTGAGAGGCTATATCGAAACTAATATTATCCCCAATATGAAAGGGATCAGTAACCTTACCATTGTATTAGCACTCATTTTTGCTACAAACGGTACTTTTTCCTTGATTAATGGATTTAATGAAAATACAGAAGAAAAGCTCAGTGATGTAAAAGAATTCATCCTTTCGTTCTTTATCACTATAGGCTTTATTACGATTGTGTTTTTGACGCTTTTCGGAGTTTATTATGTAGAGGTTGTTATGAAGCTTTTTGCTCCCGCCTATGACGTAACATGGCTGGTGGATAACCTTTCCAGTATCATTGGTTTTGTTTCCTTCCCATTGTTTTATTTTATCCTTTTGACCTTATTTTACTGGTTGGGAACCGTGAAAATTACAAGATTCAGACAGGCTGTTCCGGGGGCGATTCTGACCACTGTATTGTTTTTACTTACAACCTATATTTTTGCAATCTACGTAAAAGATATTGCCCGATATAATGTTTTGTATGGATCTATTGGAAGTATGATCCTGCTGATGGTATGGGTAAATGTGAATGTATATCTTTTGCTCTTTGGAAATGAACTGAACATGGCAATCAGAAAACTCAGAATTGAGAAGCTATTGTCAGACGAAACACAGAAAGAAACAGTTCACTATCACACGCCCATTACAGAGCCAGATTTTGAAAGTGATGAATCGCACAGAAGAAAGTTGGGAGACCAGAAGAAGAATTAATCTTCCTCCGGTTCCATATTTCCTTTAGAACTTAGATTTAAAATTATAAATCCTAAAATTGCTGCAATAAAAGAGGCAATCAGGATGGCAAATTTAGCTTCATCCTGAATCTCAATCTCACCTTTAAATGATAATAAAGCAATAAAGATGGACATTGTAAATCCGATTCCGGCCAGAAGTCCTACGCCTATCATCTGAGTCCAGTTACTGTTTTGTGGTAAAGAGCTAAGCTTTAATTTAATGGTGATCAGAGAAAATAAATTAATCCCAATCAGTTTCCCAAGAATTAATCCACAGATAATTCCTAATCCTAATGTGCTCGTAACACCTGCTACCATTTCATTTGAAAAAGTAATATTAGTATTAGTTAAAGCAAAAATAGGCATGATTAAAAAACTTACAGGAAGGTGAAGTCGGTGTTCCAGTTTTTCCAATGGTGAAATTTCTACATTGGATGCATTCGTTG is a genomic window of Chryseobacterium nakagawai containing:
- a CDS encoding YihY/virulence factor BrkB family protein, with product MSVKVPRFILKVQEFFDNIHIPVLGISLWQMFQIYISGIFKGKIGRKAAAISWSFTISLFPFILFLLSVLPYMPHYDKLQFYIFEVLMHNVFPSNMEGDVRGYIETNIIPNMKGISNLTIVLALIFATNGTFSLINGFNENTEEKLSDVKEFILSFFITIGFITIVFLTLFGVYYVEVVMKLFAPAYDVTWLVDNLSSIIGFVSFPLFYFILLTLFYWLGTVKITRFRQAVPGAILTTVLFLLTTYIFAIYVKDIARYNVLYGSIGSMILLMVWVNVNVYLLLFGNELNMAIRKLRIEKLLSDETQKETVHYHTPITEPDFESDESHRRKLGDQKKN
- a CDS encoding 23S rRNA (pseudouridine(1915)-N(3))-methyltransferase RlmH; the protein is MRISLLCIGKTDDKEITSLINYYLNRLPKHWNFEITEIPDVKNAKNLSSDLLKKEEAKLFLNHIDKNDLVVILDEKGKQFTSREFSQKIDTWMNASIKKVHILIGGAYGFSEDMYSRANEKMSLSKMTFTHQMIRLFIVEQLYRADQILQGKPYHND